One genomic segment of Pseudomonas sp. p1(2021b) includes these proteins:
- a CDS encoding LysR family transcriptional regulator, which yields MNFSSDNIQLFLAVLDRGSFSAAARALRRVPSAVSMAIANLEAELGYPLFERGSREARPTPQARALEPHARLIAEQLGLLQVHALELSQGLESRLAIAVVPDIDQTPLLAAIAVLGERHPLLDIELLSAPQEEALQLLDSGRVSLCLAFAGLHVDPRRSFQHIAMESLVATLSPHHPALGSGRIHYLEDLFNVRQVLVRSIDLPLSDPRPLVAATHWCSNSLDLALQMVEAGLGWGNFPLSRVAPLIATGRLVRLDFRNTQNALELPVHAFWLKQQPLHLAARTLVELLAAHHA from the coding sequence ATGAACTTTTCCAGCGACAATATCCAGCTGTTTCTCGCCGTGCTTGACCGCGGCTCGTTTTCCGCAGCCGCCCGGGCCCTGCGGCGTGTCCCTTCGGCAGTGAGCATGGCCATCGCCAACCTCGAGGCGGAGCTGGGCTACCCGCTGTTCGAACGCGGCTCGCGCGAAGCGCGCCCAACCCCCCAGGCGCGCGCCCTGGAGCCCCATGCCCGACTGATCGCCGAGCAGCTGGGGCTGCTGCAGGTGCATGCGCTGGAACTGTCCCAAGGCCTGGAAAGCCGCCTGGCCATCGCCGTGGTGCCGGATATCGACCAGACCCCACTGCTCGCCGCCATTGCCGTGCTCGGCGAACGCCACCCACTGCTGGATATCGAGCTGCTCAGCGCCCCCCAGGAAGAAGCCCTGCAATTGCTCGACAGCGGTCGGGTCAGCCTGTGCCTGGCCTTCGCGGGTTTGCATGTGGACCCTCGGCGCAGCTTCCAGCACATCGCCATGGAGTCGCTGGTAGCCACCCTTTCACCGCACCATCCGGCATTGGGGAGCGGGCGCATTCACTACCTGGAGGACCTGTTCAACGTGCGCCAGGTCCTGGTCCGCAGCATCGACCTGCCGCTGTCCGACCCGCGTCCGCTGGTGGCTGCGACCCATTGGTGCAGCAACAGCCTGGACCTGGCCTTGCAGATGGTCGAAGCCGGCCTGGGCTGGGGCAACTTTCCCTTGTCCCGAGTGGCGCCGCTGATCGCCACTGGTCGCCTGGTGCGCCTGGACTTTCGCAACACCCAGAACGCCCTGGAGCTGCCCGTGCATGCCTTCTGGCTCAAGCAGCAGCCCCTGCACCTGGCGGCCCGGACCTTGGTGGAGCTGCTGGCAGCCCACCACGCCTAG
- a CDS encoding PACE efflux transporter: MQGIKRKLVYVTFYELIGLCMSTLGLAYLSDTQASHTGPLAVMITTIAMLWNLIYNSLFEWWESRQTKRGRSVARRIGHAVGFQLTLVVYLIPLIAWWLDMTLVEAFLVDLAFIILVPCYTFVYNWTFDRIFGLPTSALATA; the protein is encoded by the coding sequence GTGCAAGGAATCAAACGCAAACTGGTCTATGTGACCTTCTATGAACTGATCGGCCTGTGCATGTCGACCTTGGGCCTGGCCTACCTGTCCGATACACAAGCCTCCCATACCGGGCCGCTGGCGGTGATGATCACCACCATCGCCATGCTTTGGAACCTGATCTACAACAGCCTGTTCGAATGGTGGGAAAGCCGCCAGACCAAGCGTGGCCGCAGTGTGGCCCGGCGCATCGGGCATGCCGTCGGCTTCCAGCTGACGTTGGTGGTGTACCTGATCCCGCTGATCGCCTGGTGGCTGGACATGACCTTGGTGGAAGCGTTCCTGGTGGACCTGGCGTTCATCATCCTGGTGCCGTGCTACACCTTCGTCTACAACTGGACGTTCGACCGGATCTTTGGGTTGCCGACATCGGCGTTGGCAACTGCCTGA